AGGGCGGCGGCGAGCTGATCGCCGGCGCGGCCGTGCAGGTGGCGTTCAACGCGGGCAACGCGGTCGGTTCGGCCGTCGGCGGCATGGCGCTGACCATGTCCGCCATGGACTACCACTCCACGGGCCTGGCCGGCATGCCGTTCGCCGCCGCGGCCGTGGCGTTGCTCGCCTTCTACTCGCTGCGTTGCGAGACGGATACCGACGCCATCCACCGCATGCGTGAGATCCACGTCTGATCCGCTCCACACTGAGAGCAAGCTCACAGAGTATCGTCGCCTCCTCGCCGAACGAAACCAATAGACTGGTGGAAGTTCGACGAGGAGGTTGTGTTATGGCTGATGAGGAGACGCTGCTGGCCCGGTTCGCCGCGAGTTTCGCGCACGGTCCGGATGACGCGGACGACACCGATCCCCTCGCCGCCGCCGCGAACACCGCATGGCAAGGCACCCAAGTCTTCCTGAACGGGTTGGATGCGATTTTCGACGCGCATGAGGCCTCCACCAAGGCCGGTCCATACTTGGAACAGGCGATGATCGATGCGGAGAACGCGGGCGACGAGGCCGGACTATTCACCGTGCTCAACGAGACGATGGGATTCTACCGCTCGCAAGGCAGGCATCGGGAGAACCAATGGATCGTGCAGCGCACGATGGAGCTCGCCGCGCGCATGGGACTGCCGGCCGACAATCCCGAGGCCTGGTCCACCACGCTGATCAACTGCGCCACGACGATGCGCGCCGCCGGAGAATACCTCCAGTCCGAGGAACTCTATCGAATGGCGCTGCAATCAGCCGAAACCGCGTTCTCTCCCACCGACCGCCGGCTCGCCGCCCTGCATAACAATCTGTCGATGCTGTATAGCGAAACCGGGCGCGCGCCCGAAGCGCGACGCGAATTGGAAACGGCGCTGCATATCCTCGAATCCTCCAGCGTGAACCCAAACGAGGATATCGACGTGGCCTCCACCCACACGAACCTCGCACTCGCACTGCTCGCCATGCCGCAAGCCGGCGAGGCATTGGACGAAGCGGAGGATCATGCCGCAACGGCATTGCGCATCTACCGCGACGGGCATCTGGAACATTCCGCGCATTACGCTTCGGCGTTGGCCGGATACGCGCAGGTCGCCTGCGCGCGCGAACGCTATGGCGACGCGGCGGACCACTACCGCAAGGCGTTGGCGGTGATCGAGGAATGCTACGGCACAGACACCGACTACTACCGCATCACCGAATCCAACCTGCGCCACACCGAGAATCTGGCCCGCGAACGTGCCGAGGCCGCCTCCGCCGTTCCAAGTGACTCCTCCTCCGTCATGCTGAGCGGAGTCGAAGCATCTCAGAGATCCCTCGACTTCGCTCGGGATGACGAGGGGAGACGCAACCACGATGACGGCGGAACACACATCCACGGTGACGAGGGGAGACGCAGCCACGGCGAAGGAGAAACACGCAACCACGATGGCGGCGGAACACACATCCGCGGCCTCGAGCTCGCCCGTCGATACTGGCTGGCCTACGGCAAGCCGTTGATCGCCGAACGCTACCCCGAATACCAAGGTCGCATC
Above is a window of Bifidobacterium eulemuris DNA encoding:
- a CDS encoding DUF4037 domain-containing protein; the encoded protein is MADEETLLARFAASFAHGPDDADDTDPLAAAANTAWQGTQVFLNGLDAIFDAHEASTKAGPYLEQAMIDAENAGDEAGLFTVLNETMGFYRSQGRHRENQWIVQRTMELAARMGLPADNPEAWSTTLINCATTMRAAGEYLQSEELYRMALQSAETAFSPTDRRLAALHNNLSMLYSETGRAPEARRELETALHILESSSVNPNEDIDVASTHTNLALALLAMPQAGEALDEAEDHAATALRIYRDGHLEHSAHYASALAGYAQVACARERYGDAADHYRKALAVIEECYGTDTDYYRITESNLRHTENLARERAEAASAVPSDSSSVMLSGVEASQRSLDFARDDEGRRNHDDGGTHIHGDEGRRSHGEGETRNHDGGGTHIRGLELARRYWLAYGKPLIAERYPEYQGRIAAGLVGHGSECYGFDDELSQDHDFGPRFCLWLTDEDYAAIGERLQADYDALPQEVLGYGPRESTSRAQGAGRRDGVFRIGDFFESITGYRQAPPANAPHEWLMLDEATLAAATNGQVFADPLGEFSKTRQGFKLMPEDVRLALISKRLGMIAQAGQYNLPRSLKRGDGAAAWLSIQEFVTAAGSLVFLINEPVSAGYMPYYKWRFAALRRLSSRMATRLSDVCEQLESLLRLSSAACFGGAGFGEGGKGATPAVETANATVEHICGQIVTQLRREGLTNSDETFLEWQRPYVEEHIADSNPCLHSL